In Paracoccus jeotgali, the following are encoded in one genomic region:
- a CDS encoding branched-chain amino acid ABC transporter permease — translation MMRFASAGQVALVAIVVLYLAAVYVLPSQVWMGFTINALVVAIIALSWNVTGGFGGMSSFGHAAMYGTGAYASAVLQVQYGVNAWPAFAAGIVAGALMGAFIGALSFRYGLKGSYFALVTLAFAEVLRICASAFEITGAGRGLQLRLDPGLATLQFNSDRTLTYTLLLILVALVMALTAWIKYSRFGAYLVAVRENEDAARALGIDTYRVKVVAMAISGAFGGLAGVVYLQLWLFIDSAVVFGVAISVAALIGPIVGGAGTVWGPLIGTLGLHLLGEGAKTALHNAPGLNFVLYAIVLIVALRFLPQGLMGLAGRIGAFGRKGGSDA, via the coding sequence ATGATGAGATTTGCATCCGCAGGGCAGGTCGCGCTGGTCGCGATCGTGGTGCTGTATCTGGCGGCCGTCTATGTCCTGCCCTCGCAGGTGTGGATGGGCTTCACCATCAACGCTCTGGTCGTGGCGATCATCGCGCTGTCGTGGAACGTCACCGGCGGCTTTGGTGGGATGTCGTCCTTTGGACATGCGGCCATGTATGGAACGGGCGCCTATGCCTCGGCGGTGCTGCAGGTGCAGTACGGCGTGAACGCATGGCCTGCCTTTGCTGCGGGTATCGTGGCGGGCGCGCTGATGGGCGCGTTCATCGGGGCGCTGTCCTTCCGGTATGGCTTGAAAGGGTCTTACTTCGCCCTTGTCACCCTGGCCTTTGCCGAAGTGCTGCGGATCTGCGCATCGGCGTTCGAGATCACCGGCGCGGGGCGGGGTTTGCAGCTGCGGCTGGACCCCGGGCTGGCAACGCTGCAATTCAACAGCGACCGCACCCTGACCTACACCTTGCTGCTGATCCTGGTCGCGCTGGTCATGGCCCTGACCGCATGGATCAAATATTCGCGCTTTGGCGCCTATCTGGTCGCTGTGCGCGAGAACGAGGACGCCGCGCGCGCCTTGGGCATCGATACCTATCGTGTCAAGGTCGTGGCAATGGCGATTTCCGGGGCGTTCGGGGGCCTGGCGGGCGTTGTCTATCTGCAGCTGTGGCTGTTCATCGACAGCGCGGTGGTCTTCGGGGTCGCCATCTCGGTCGCCGCACTGATCGGGCCGATCGTCGGCGGTGCCGGCACCGTCTGGGGGCCGCTGATCGGCACGCTGGGCCTGCACCTGCTGGGCGAGGGCGCAAAAACGGCGCTGCATAACGCACCGGGTCTGAACTTCGTTCTCTACGCCATCGTGCTGATCGTCGCGCTGCGCTTTCTGCCGCAGGGGCTGATGGGGTTGGCCGGGCGGATCGGGGCCTTCGGCCGAAAGGGGGGCAGCGATGCTTGA
- the leuD gene encoding 3-isopropylmalate dehydratase small subunit, which produces MRAFTRETSPVIFVPGVNCDTDQIIPARFIKADRSEGYDQFLFHDIRRDASGALDPDFPLNRPGADDARILLVEDNFGCGSSREGAVYALVDAGIRALIAPSFGDIFRNNALKNGVVPVTLPLPVCEALADHLAANPGAEVTVDLVAGQVVLPGDLGTHPIIIDAFARECILKGLDEIEMTLTYMQQITDYEATRMADAPWLAR; this is translated from the coding sequence ATGAGGGCGTTCACCCGCGAAACCTCGCCCGTCATATTCGTGCCCGGCGTCAACTGCGACACCGATCAGATCATCCCCGCACGCTTCATCAAGGCCGACCGCAGCGAAGGCTATGACCAGTTCCTGTTCCACGACATCCGGCGTGACGCGTCGGGCGCGCTGGATCCCGATTTCCCTCTGAACCGCCCCGGCGCCGACGACGCCCGGATCCTGCTGGTCGAGGATAACTTCGGCTGCGGATCGTCACGCGAAGGCGCGGTCTATGCGCTGGTCGATGCCGGCATCCGCGCGCTGATCGCGCCCAGCTTCGGCGACATCTTCCGCAACAACGCGCTGAAGAACGGCGTCGTGCCGGTGACGCTGCCGCTGCCGGTCTGCGAGGCGCTCGCCGATCATCTTGCGGCCAATCCCGGCGCAGAGGTCACGGTCGATCTGGTCGCGGGGCAGGTCGTGCTGCCGGGCGATCTGGGCACGCATCCCATCATCATCGACGCCTTCGCCCGCGAATGCATCCTCAAAGGGCTGGACGAGATCGAGATGACGCTGACCTACATGCAGCAGATCACGGACTACGAGGCGACGCGGATGGCCGACGCCCCGTGGTTGGCGCGCTGA
- a CDS encoding branched-chain amino acid ABC transporter permease, with product MSSLILPAVLNGLMMGAVYALIALGLTLIYGVLHIINFAHGSLLMLALYAAYFLFQHLGIDPYLAAVIVVPLFFGLGYALQRVVIAPMSAGSEQNVLLVTLALSLVIDNLALYFWTSNTRTVDVPYAYNTVEVFGAYLTLGRVIAFVAALVVAGLMWLFMTRTRTGAAIRAVAVEKRGAEIVGIDVGHTYAICFGLGTACVALAACLLLPTFYVTPQVGYTFVLVAFTTVVMGGMGSLPGALIAGLALGVIEALGGLFLGESLGQIGIFVAFILTLLFRPSGLLGRRPA from the coding sequence ATGTCCAGCCTGATTCTGCCTGCCGTGCTGAACGGCCTGATGATGGGTGCCGTCTATGCGCTGATCGCGCTAGGCCTGACGCTGATCTATGGTGTGTTGCACATCATCAACTTTGCCCATGGCAGCCTGCTGATGCTGGCGCTGTATGCCGCCTATTTCCTGTTCCAGCACCTCGGGATCGACCCCTACCTCGCTGCCGTCATCGTCGTGCCTCTGTTCTTCGGACTGGGCTATGCGCTGCAGCGTGTCGTCATCGCGCCGATGAGCGCCGGGTCCGAACAGAACGTCCTGCTGGTCACGCTGGCGCTGTCGCTGGTGATCGACAATCTGGCGCTGTATTTCTGGACATCGAACACCCGCACCGTCGATGTGCCCTATGCGTATAACACGGTCGAGGTCTTCGGGGCCTATCTGACGTTGGGCCGTGTGATCGCCTTTGTCGCGGCGTTGGTGGTCGCGGGGCTGATGTGGCTGTTCATGACCCGCACCCGCACGGGTGCGGCAATCCGCGCCGTCGCGGTCGAAAAACGCGGCGCCGAGATCGTGGGAATCGACGTCGGCCACACCTATGCGATCTGCTTCGGCCTTGGCACAGCCTGCGTGGCGCTGGCCGCTTGTCTGCTGCTGCCGACATTCTACGTCACGCCGCAGGTCGGATATACCTTCGTTCTGGTCGCCTTCACCACGGTGGTGATGGGCGGCATGGGCAGCCTGCCCGGCGCGCTGATCGCGGGTCTGGCGCTGGGTGTGATCGAGGCGCTGGGCGGGCTGTTTCTGGGCGAGAGTCTGGGCCAGATCGGCATCTTCGTCGCCTTCATCCTGACGCTGCTGTTCCGGCCCTCGGGCCTTCTGGGTCGGAGGCCGGCATGA
- a CDS encoding ABC transporter substrate-binding protein — MTHTINRRGLLKASGAVALTGALMSPAILRAQTAAIKVGVLEPLTGNLAYNGNQCVAGARFAAEAINAAGGIKSMGGAPIELVVVDAESRPEVAAAAVDTLVEAGVCAFTGSSASALGLASSQAAAKYDLAQVFSVGTAEAIVERGLPNVFRFTPGVEKISAVAMENLGLLNAAAGNPVKTAAIVHEDGPFGSQLSGIVEEALPQLGITVVEKIAHPTPHRDFNNIALRVKASEADILIPTNYLNEYTLMTRALQQQRVDLKAIYSVLGGAASNIKFVRENKDMAQYVIDCNHWYDPRKEQSKALAASVAAAGLDMTYDVMVAYAVIQVVADALERGASADRKAMIDALAASNFDGSIMPYGPTKFVNGDNVNSRPVNLQVRGDEIEVIFPEEYATAEPVFPRPSQG, encoded by the coding sequence ATGACCCACACCATCAACCGCCGCGGCCTGCTGAAGGCATCGGGCGCCGTGGCACTGACCGGGGCGCTGATGTCGCCGGCGATCCTGCGCGCCCAGACCGCCGCCATCAAGGTCGGCGTGCTGGAACCGCTGACCGGGAACCTGGCCTATAACGGCAACCAATGCGTCGCCGGGGCCCGCTTCGCGGCCGAAGCCATCAATGCCGCCGGCGGCATCAAGAGCATGGGCGGCGCCCCGATCGAGCTGGTCGTCGTCGACGCCGAAAGCCGTCCCGAGGTCGCCGCCGCCGCCGTCGACACGCTGGTCGAGGCCGGCGTCTGCGCCTTCACCGGGTCGAGCGCCTCGGCGCTGGGGCTGGCGTCGTCGCAGGCAGCGGCGAAATACGACCTGGCGCAGGTCTTCTCGGTCGGCACCGCCGAGGCGATTGTCGAACGCGGCCTGCCCAACGTCTTCCGCTTTACCCCCGGCGTCGAAAAAATCAGCGCTGTGGCCATGGAAAATCTGGGTCTGCTGAACGCGGCCGCCGGCAATCCGGTCAAGACCGCCGCCATCGTCCATGAGGACGGGCCATTCGGCTCGCAGCTTTCGGGCATCGTCGAAGAGGCGCTGCCGCAACTGGGGATCACCGTGGTCGAAAAGATCGCGCATCCGACCCCGCACCGCGATTTCAACAACATCGCCTTGCGGGTCAAGGCATCCGAGGCCGACATCCTGATCCCGACCAACTACCTGAACGAATACACGCTGATGACCCGCGCGCTGCAGCAGCAGCGCGTCGATCTGAAGGCGATTTACTCGGTTCTGGGCGGGGCGGCTTCGAATATCAAATTCGTTCGCGAAAACAAGGATATGGCCCAGTATGTGATCGACTGCAACCACTGGTACGACCCTCGCAAGGAACAGTCCAAGGCGCTCGCCGCCAGCGTCGCTGCGGCCGGTCTGGACATGACCTATGACGTCATGGTGGCCTATGCGGTGATCCAGGTCGTGGCCGACGCGCTGGAACGCGGTGCCTCTGCCGACCGCAAGGCCATGATCGACGCGCTGGCGGCGTCGAATTTCGACGGTTCGATCATGCCTTATGGCCCGACCAAGTTCGTGAACGGCGACAACGTGAACTCGCGCCCGGTCAACCTGCAGGTGCGCGGCGACGAGATCGAGGTGATCTTCCCCGAGGAATACGCCACGGCCGAGCCGGTCTTCCCGCGCCCGTCCCAGGGCTGA